From Halichoerus grypus chromosome 6, mHalGry1.hap1.1, whole genome shotgun sequence, one genomic window encodes:
- the WNT1 gene encoding proto-oncogene Wnt-1: MGHWALLPGWVSATLLLALAALPAALAANSSGRWWGIVNVASSTNLLTDSKSLQLVLEPSLQLLSRKQRRLIRQNPGILHSVSGGLQSAVRECKWQFRNRRWNCPTASGPHLFGKIVNRGCRETAFIFAITSAGVTHSVARSCSEGSIESCTCDYRRRGPGGPDWHWGGCSDNIDFGRLFGREFVDSGEKGRDLRFLMNLHNNEAGRTTVFSEMRQECKCHGMSGSCTVRTCWMRLPTLRAVGDVLRDRFDGASRVLYGNRGSNRASRAELLRLEPEDPAHKPPSPHDLVYFEKSPNFCTYSGRLGTAGTAGRACNSSSPALDGCELLCCGRGHRTRTQRVTERCNCTFHWCCHVSCRNCTHTRVLHECL, from the exons ATGGGGCACTGGGCGCTGCTGCCCGGCTGGGTTTCTGCTACGCTCTTGCTGGCGCTGGCCGCCCTGCCCGCAGCCCTGGCCGCCAACAGCAGTGGCCGATGGTG GGGCATCGTGAACGTAGCCTCCTCCACGAACCTGCTGACCGACTCCAAGAGTCTACAACTGGTGCTCGAGCCCAGTCTTCAGCTGCTGAGCCGCAAACAGCGGAGGCTGATCCGCCAGAACCCGGGGATCCTGCACAGCGTGAGCGGGGGGCTGCAGAGCGCGGTGCGAGAGTGCAAGTGGCAGTTCCGCAACCGCCGCTGGAACTGTCCCACGGCTTCGGGGCCCCACCTCTTCGGCAAGATCGTCAACCGAG GCTGTCGAGAAACGGCATTTATCTTCGCCATCACCTCCGCCGGGGTTACGCATTCAGTGGCACGCTCCTGCTCAGAGGGCTCCATCGAGTCCTGCACGTGCGACTACAGGCGGCGGGGGCCTGGGGGCCCCGATTGGCACTGGGGGGGCTGCAGCGACAACATCGACTTCGGCCGCCTCTTCGGCAGGGAGTTTGTGGACTCCGGGGAGAAGGGGCGGGACCTGCGCTTCCTCATGAACCTCCACAACAACGAGGCGGGCCGCACG ACCGTGTTCTCCGAGATGCGCCAGGAATGCAAGTGCCACGGGATGTCGGGCTCGTGCACGGTGCGCACGTGCTGGATGCGGCTGCCCACGCTGCGCGCCGTGGGCGACGTGCTGCGCGACCGATTCGACGGCGCCTCGCGCGTCCTCTACGGCAACCGCGGCAGCAACCGCGCCTCGCGGGCAGAACTGCTGCGCCTGGAGCCCGAAGACCCCGCGCACAAGCCGCCCTCCCCCCACGACCTGGTCTACTTTGAGAAATCGCCCAATTTCTGCACGTACAGCGGACGCCTGGGGACAGCCGGCACGGCGGGGCGCGCCTGCAACAGCTCGTCGCCCGCGCTGGACGGCTGCGAGCTGCTCTGCTGTGGCCGCGGCCACCGCACGCGCACACAGCGCGTCACCGAGCGCTGCAACTGCACCTTCCACTGGTGCTGCCACGTCAGCTGCCGCAACTGCACGCACACGCGCGTACTGCACGAGTGTCTGTGA
- the WNT10B gene encoding protein Wnt-10b — MREEPRPRPPPSGFAGLLFLALCSRALSNEILGLKLPGEPPLTANTVCLTLSGLSKRQLGLCLRSPDVTASALQGLHIAVHECQHQLRDQRWNCSALEGGGRLPHHSAILKRGFRESAFSFSMLAAGVMHAVATACSLGRLVSCSCGWKGSGEQDRLRAKLLQLQALSRGKSFPHSLPSPGPGSGPSPGPQDTWEWGGCNHDMDFGEKFSRDFLDSREAPRDIQARMRIHNNRVGRQVVTENLKRKCKCHGTSGSCQFKTCWRAAPDFRAVGAALRERLGRAIFIDTHNRNSGAFQPRLRPRRLSGELVYFEKSPDFCERDPAVGSPGTRGRACNKTSRLLDGCGSLCCGRGHNVLRQTRVERCHCRFHWCCYVLCDECKVTEWVNVCK, encoded by the exons ATGCGGGAGGAGCCCCGGCCGCGGCCTCCGCCCTCGGGCTTCGCGGGTCTCCTGTTCCTGGCCTTGTGCAGTCG GGCCCTCAGCAATGAGATTCTGGGCCTGAAGCTGCCCGGCGAGCCGCCGCTGACTGCCAACACTGTATGCTTGACGCTGTCCGGCCTGAGCAAGCGGCAGCTGGGCCTCTGCCTGCGCAGCCCCGACGTGACGGCATCCGCGCTTCAGGGCCTGCACATCGCGGTCCACGAGTGTCAGCACCAGCTGCGCGACCAGCGCTGGAACTGCTCGGCGCTCGAGGGCGGCGGCCGTCTGCCGCACCACAGCGCCATCCTCAAGCGCG GTTTCCGTGAGAGTGCTTTTTCCTTCTCCATGCTGGCGGCAGGGGTCATGCACGCGGTCGCCACGGCCTGCAGCCTGGGCAGGCTAGTGAGCTGCAGCTGCGGCTGGAAGGGCAGCGGTGAGCAGGATCGGCTGAGGGCCAAGCTGCTGCAGCTGCAGGCTCTGTCCCGGGGCAAGAGTTTCCCCCACTCCTTGCCCAGCCCTGGCCccggctcaggccccagccctggcccccaggACACATGGGAATGGGGTGGCTGTAACCATGACATGGACTTTGGAGAGAAGTTCTCTCGGGATTTCTTGGATTCCAGGGAAGCTCCCCGGGACATCCAGGCGAGAATGCGAATCCACAACAACAGGGTGGGGCGACAG GTGGTAACTGAAAACCTGAAGCGGAAATGCAAGTGCCACGGCACATCGGGTAGCTGCCAGTTCAAGACGTGCTGGAGGGCGGCCCCAGACTTCCGGGCAGTGGGGGCAGCGTTGAGGGAGCGGCTGGGCCGGGCCATCTTCATTGACACCCACAACCGGAACTCTGGAGCCTTCCAACCCCGCCTGCGTCCCCGTCGCCTCTCGGGAGAGCTGGTTTACTTTGAGAAGTCCCCCGACTTCTGTGAGCGAGACCCTGCGGTGGGCTCCCCCGGCACGCGGGGCCGGGCCTGCAACAAGACCAGCCGTCTGCTGGACGGCTGCGGTAGCCTGTGCTGCGGCCGTGGGCACAACGTGCTCCGGCAGACGCGAGTGGAGCGCTGTCACTGCCGCTTCCACTGGTGCTGCTACGTGCTGTGTGACGAGTGTAAGGTCACCGAGTGGGTCAATGTGTGTAAGTGA